In Gossypium hirsutum isolate 1008001.06 chromosome D06, Gossypium_hirsutum_v2.1, whole genome shotgun sequence, one genomic interval encodes:
- the LOC107901232 gene encoding indole-3-pyruvate monooxygenase YUCCA2: protein MDYCKEVEGKGVHDPFNKNMTTLSRCVWVPYPVIIGAGPSGLATAACLKQRGISSLILERENCIASLWKLKTYDRLRLHLPKHFCQLPFMPFPESFPTYPTKKQFLSYLESYKNHFGLDPVFNKTVVSAEFDLRCGFWRIKTLGLKHEETEYVSRWLIVATGENAEEVVPKIEGMDDFSGPILHTSSYKSGRLFRGKDVLVVGCGNSGMEVCLDLCNCEARPSLVVRASVHVLPQEMLGRSTFGLSMWLLKWFPVRIVDRLLLLLSRFTIGDTGKFGLHRPQLGPLELKSRSGKTPVLDVGTLDKIKSGNIKVYPGIRRITYNAAEFVDGTKENFDAIILATGYKSNVPQWLKDRDLFSEKDGLPREPFPNGWKGECGLYAVGFTKRGLLGSSLDAKRIAEDIALQWKA from the exons ATGGACTACTGCAAGGAAGTTGAAGGGAAGGGAGTCCATGACCCTTTTAACAAGAATATGACTACGTTATCAAGGTGCGTATGGGTGCCATATCCTGTTATAATTGGTGCTGGCCCTTCGGGCCTAGCCACAGCTGCTTGTCTCAAACAAAGAGGCATCTCTAGCTTGATCCTTGAAAGGGAAAACTGTATAGCTTCGTTGTGGAAGCTTAAAACCTATGATCGTCTTCGCCTTCATCTTCCAAAGCATTTCTGTCAGCTACCCTTCATGCCATTTCCGGAAAGTTTCCCAACTTATCCAACGAAAAAACAGTTTTTGTCGTATTTAGAGTCCTACAAAAACCATTTTGGTTTAGACCCAGTTTTCAACAAAACCGTTGTGAGTGCAGAATTCGATCTTCGATGTGGGTTTTGGCGGATTAAGACATTGGGGCTGAAACATGAAGAAACCGAGTATGTGTCTCGATGGCTGATTGTTGCTACCGGGGAAAATGCTGAGGAAGTGGTGCCCAAAATTGAAGGAATGGATGATTTTAGTGGCCCTATACTTCACACAAGCTCATACAAAAGTGGCCGGTTGTTCCGAGGGAAAGATGTTTTGGTGGTTGGCTGTGGGAATTCAGGCATGGAGGTCTGTTTAGATCTCTGCAACTGTGAAGCTCGTCCATCCCTGGTCGTTAGAGCTTCG GTGCACGTCTTGCCTCAAGAGATGCTAGGCAGATCAACTTTTGGATTGTCCATGTGGTTGCTCAAGTGGTTTCCGGTGCGCATCGTGGATCGCTTATTACTTCTGCTGTCGCGTTTTACGATTGGAGACACTGGAAAATTCGGCCTCCATCGGCCCCAGCTCGGTCCTCTTGAGCTCAAGAGCAGATCTGGCAAGACACCAGTGTTGGATGTTGGGACATTAGACAAGATCAAGAGTGGAAACATTAAG GTCTACCCAGGAATAAGGCGAATAACATACAATGCCGCGGAATTTGTAGATGGGACAAAGGAGAATTTTGATGCCATCATCCTCGCCACTGGTTACAAAAGCAATGTACCACAGTGGTTAAAA GATAGAGATTTGTTTTCAGAGAAAGATGGTTTGCCTCGGGAGCCTTTCCCTAACGGTTGGAAAGGTGAATGTGGACTGTATGCCGTAGGGTTTACAAAGCGTGGCTTGCTTGGTTCTTCACTCGATGCAAAAAGGATTGCTGAAGATATTGCGCTTCAGTGGAAAGCTTAG